A genomic region of Mycolicibacterium poriferae contains the following coding sequences:
- a CDS encoding alpha/beta fold hydrolase — protein MSTTSRAPGHRGGQTGSAADGFTHDTDAELDIRGVAANCTAVTPASDRRRLHGRALGMDILAVMSSSAATGVLGFAFWTAAARGYDAAEVGRASAIISSATLIAILANFSLGNLYERFLPLAGRDTHRLVRHGTTFALGAAVLFGVVFVLVGPRDELFPHPVEMALFPVAVGVLSVYALQDQVLVGLGRARMIATKNIGQSTTKLLAVIALIPVATGAAIVWSWVLPAAVITGVIAVVVIRRESRRRAGQPALPPRRELFHFFASSYAINSVDVTVPLLVPLIVVAQLGTEMNAYFSMCWLVVNTLGVLIGATAAPFIATASTPGADLRSCTRRFVVMCGGAAAASCLGLLVAAPLILGILGPQYAEEGTRLIRLMALTLPALAVMTIYTALARLQRRLRLAVTSQVVLGVVVVAGSILSTPRWGIDGVGYTYLVAEFVCTAILLGPTIALVRSFSFTSTPPAEPSTTPAPAHRTSAGPDDTGEGALAYQSVTERFREVAERLSDRIALRSGSDTVTYAELSAAAQRWTAQLRLRDDPDAAVALVGDLSADTAAVILGSFAAATPLVPLDANLPHDRMQQLVDVLRARGVVLDTVVVGGETPTLSITGTRVWPAGRELPPLTGPVESATLTVDTVTSIQFTSGSSGEPKAVLHAHGTWLSDWILHRDRFGIVEGARVALCMPVSFAAGLNVAIGALLSGAEIIALDPRAQTADDVLTRLADSEAEVVMCTPSFLQSLAEAGDGRRPLDRVRRIVTTGEPLYSNMVREARRVAPNAVVTNWAGSSETLGIAHYDIGPDDEVPAGVVPAGIAVPHKTLGVDEDGRLTVTSRYLAAGYLNPHSAATTFVGNSDGSATFVTNDRARITGTGTLVILGRMDAAVKIRGYLVEPAEVETALLECPGIREALVIAGGDSDAPVLIGYAAPTPGMRTPAVADIRAQLHSRLPAWMVPTHIVLVEALPRNERGKVNRQDLPAPQRGPIEPPRPGLETEIAAEWAAILRLDAVGRSENFVALGGDSLNVAQLTACLATRYGVTLSPSELASAPTVAQLAERLATRRSGGATATALRPAPTTVVLRSPSAHTSRTLFCFAGAGASALTFAPLAEHVGTDTAVVAFQPQGLENRAFPDWTVGRAAGRHLRELLAVQPEGPYALVGHSLGAFIATEVANRLTELGHRVDLVAMLDPFLPARTVRAARKFLPEVTSALFEQAPIPRSVLWRRRLWLPLAGIAGTRPERRIEALREVGVRVGRLHRPRPYAGPTLLVLSAFNSDDARVWPHLLTGRLQIERINCDHDSVIREPHIGRVCELIAAARLQC, from the coding sequence ATGTCGACGACCAGCCGGGCGCCCGGCCACCGCGGTGGCCAAACAGGCTCTGCGGCTGACGGTTTCACCCACGACACCGACGCGGAACTCGACATCCGCGGCGTTGCGGCGAACTGCACGGCCGTCACCCCGGCGTCCGACCGGCGCCGACTGCACGGCCGGGCACTGGGGATGGACATCCTCGCGGTGATGAGTTCGAGCGCCGCCACCGGTGTCCTCGGGTTCGCCTTCTGGACCGCCGCCGCCCGTGGTTACGACGCCGCCGAGGTGGGGCGCGCGTCGGCCATCATCTCCTCCGCAACGCTGATCGCGATCCTGGCCAATTTCAGCCTCGGCAATCTGTACGAGCGCTTCCTGCCGCTGGCCGGGCGGGACACCCATCGGCTGGTGCGCCACGGCACCACTTTCGCGCTCGGCGCCGCAGTGCTCTTCGGCGTGGTCTTCGTCCTGGTCGGGCCGCGCGATGAGCTGTTCCCCCACCCGGTGGAGATGGCGCTGTTCCCGGTCGCCGTCGGGGTGCTGTCGGTCTACGCACTGCAGGACCAGGTGCTCGTCGGACTCGGTCGCGCCCGCATGATCGCGACGAAGAACATCGGCCAGTCCACCACCAAATTGCTTGCGGTGATCGCTCTCATCCCGGTGGCCACCGGCGCCGCCATCGTCTGGTCCTGGGTGTTGCCGGCCGCCGTCATCACCGGGGTCATCGCCGTGGTGGTGATCAGGCGGGAGTCGCGGCGCCGGGCCGGACAGCCGGCGCTGCCGCCGCGACGGGAGCTGTTCCACTTCTTCGCCAGCTCGTATGCGATCAACTCCGTCGACGTCACCGTGCCGCTGTTGGTGCCGCTGATCGTGGTCGCCCAACTCGGTACCGAGATGAACGCGTACTTCTCGATGTGCTGGTTGGTCGTCAACACACTGGGTGTACTGATCGGCGCGACCGCCGCGCCCTTCATCGCCACCGCGTCGACGCCCGGCGCCGACCTGCGTTCGTGCACGCGGCGATTCGTGGTGATGTGCGGCGGCGCGGCCGCGGCCAGCTGCCTCGGCCTGCTCGTCGCGGCTCCCCTGATCCTGGGCATCCTGGGACCGCAGTACGCCGAGGAGGGCACCCGGTTGATCCGCCTGATGGCGCTCACGCTGCCCGCGCTGGCGGTCATGACCATCTACACGGCGCTGGCGCGGCTGCAGCGCCGGCTGCGCCTGGCCGTCACGTCGCAGGTGGTGCTCGGCGTCGTCGTCGTCGCGGGTTCGATCCTGTCGACCCCACGCTGGGGCATCGACGGCGTCGGCTACACCTACCTGGTCGCCGAGTTCGTCTGCACGGCGATCCTGCTCGGACCCACCATCGCCCTGGTGCGCAGCTTCAGCTTCACGTCGACGCCGCCCGCGGAACCGTCAACTACCCCCGCGCCCGCCCATCGAACGTCCGCAGGTCCTGACGACACCGGTGAAGGCGCCCTGGCATACCAGTCGGTGACCGAGCGGTTTCGGGAAGTCGCCGAACGACTTTCCGACCGCATCGCCCTGCGGAGCGGAAGCGACACCGTCACCTACGCCGAGTTGAGCGCCGCGGCCCAACGCTGGACCGCGCAGCTGCGCCTCCGCGACGACCCCGACGCCGCGGTGGCGCTCGTCGGGGACCTCAGCGCCGACACCGCGGCCGTCATCCTCGGCAGCTTCGCAGCGGCCACCCCCCTGGTTCCGCTGGACGCCAACCTGCCGCACGACCGCATGCAACAGCTCGTCGATGTCCTGAGGGCACGCGGGGTGGTGCTGGACACCGTCGTCGTCGGCGGGGAAACCCCCACGCTGTCCATCACCGGCACCCGGGTGTGGCCGGCCGGCCGCGAGCTGCCACCGCTGACCGGCCCCGTCGAGTCCGCCACCCTGACTGTCGACACGGTGACCAGCATCCAGTTCACGTCGGGGTCCTCCGGTGAGCCCAAGGCGGTACTGCATGCGCACGGCACCTGGCTCAGCGACTGGATCCTGCATCGTGACCGCTTCGGCATCGTCGAGGGCGCCCGCGTCGCGCTGTGTATGCCGGTGAGTTTCGCCGCCGGGCTCAACGTGGCGATCGGGGCCCTGCTGTCCGGCGCCGAGATCATCGCGCTCGACCCGCGCGCACAGACTGCCGACGATGTGTTGACACGCCTCGCCGACTCCGAGGCCGAGGTCGTGATGTGCACCCCGTCATTCCTGCAGTCACTGGCCGAGGCCGGGGACGGCCGCAGGCCCCTCGACCGGGTCCGGCGCATCGTCACCACCGGAGAACCGCTGTACAGCAACATGGTCCGAGAGGCTCGCCGAGTGGCACCGAACGCGGTCGTGACCAACTGGGCAGGCTCGTCGGAGACTCTCGGCATCGCCCATTACGACATCGGGCCCGACGACGAGGTGCCCGCCGGGGTGGTCCCAGCCGGAATCGCCGTCCCCCACAAGACGTTGGGCGTGGACGAGGACGGCCGTCTCACGGTGACTTCGCGCTACCTCGCTGCGGGCTACCTCAATCCGCACAGCGCGGCGACGACGTTCGTGGGAAACAGCGACGGCAGTGCAACGTTCGTCACCAATGATCGCGCGCGGATCACCGGGACGGGCACGCTGGTCATCCTGGGGCGGATGGACGCCGCGGTGAAGATCCGCGGCTACCTCGTCGAGCCTGCCGAAGTGGAGACGGCGCTGCTGGAATGCCCAGGCATCCGGGAGGCACTCGTCATCGCCGGAGGGGACTCCGACGCCCCGGTGCTGATCGGCTACGCGGCCCCCACCCCGGGGATGCGGACACCGGCCGTCGCCGACATCCGGGCACAGCTGCACAGCCGGCTGCCCGCCTGGATGGTGCCCACCCACATCGTGTTGGTGGAGGCACTGCCCCGCAACGAGCGGGGAAAGGTGAACCGTCAGGATCTGCCTGCGCCGCAACGAGGGCCGATCGAACCGCCACGGCCGGGGCTGGAGACCGAGATCGCCGCGGAGTGGGCAGCCATCCTGCGCCTCGACGCCGTCGGACGTAGCGAGAACTTCGTTGCGCTGGGCGGTGATTCGCTGAACGTCGCGCAGCTGACCGCCTGCCTCGCCACACGGTACGGGGTGACGCTGAGCCCCTCGGAGCTGGCGTCGGCACCGACGGTTGCGCAGTTGGCCGAGCGTCTCGCGACCCGCCGGAGCGGGGGCGCCACCGCAACCGCGCTCCGGCCCGCGCCGACGACAGTGGTGCTGCGCAGCCCTTCTGCGCACACCTCCCGGACCCTGTTCTGCTTCGCCGGTGCCGGCGCCTCCGCGCTGACCTTCGCGCCGCTGGCCGAGCACGTCGGCACCGATACCGCGGTGGTCGCCTTCCAACCCCAGGGTCTGGAGAACCGCGCCTTTCCCGACTGGACGGTCGGCCGGGCGGCCGGGCGGCACCTGCGAGAACTGCTCGCCGTGCAACCCGAGGGGCCCTACGCGCTGGTCGGACATTCGCTGGGGGCGTTCATCGCCACCGAGGTGGCCAACCGGTTGACCGAGCTCGGCCACCGGGTCGACCTGGTTGCCATGCTGGATCCATTCCTGCCGGCCCGGACCGTTCGGGCGGCCCGGAAGTTCCTCCCGGAGGTGACGTCGGCCCTGTTCGAGCAGGCTCCCATCCCCCGTTCGGTGCTGTGGCGGCGCAGGCTGTGGCTGCCGTTGGCGGGTATCGCCGGCACCAGGCCCGAGCGCAGGATCGAGGCGCTGCGGGAAGTCGGTGTGCGGGTCGGTCGACTGCACCGGCCACGGCCCTACGCGGGGCCGACGTTGTTGGTGCTCAGCGCCTTCAACAGCGACGACGCCCGGGTCTGGCCCCACCTGCTCACCGGGCGGCTGCAGATCGAGCGGATCAACTGCGACCACGACTCGGTGATCCGCGAGCCGCACATCGGCCGCGTCTGCGAGCTGATTGCCGCAGCCCGTCTTCAGTGCTGA
- a CDS encoding glycosyltransferase family 2 protein: MGRPRVTVVLPTRNEARNLPHVAERMPPVDELVVIDGGSQDGTADVARRLWPHATVIEQTRSGKGNALACGFRAATGDIIVMIDGDGSTDPAEIPRFVEALVQGADLAKGSRFCRDGGSDDITRFRRLGNYGLNWLVNRIFRTQFSDLCYGYNAFWRRNLDCLDLPCTDVPEPQWGDGFEIETVINVRAAKSGWLIREVGSFEGKRLHGNSNLNAVTDGMRVLRTIGREHRERVGGARVPAGAGWSP; encoded by the coding sequence ATGGGCCGGCCCAGGGTCACCGTCGTGCTCCCCACCCGCAACGAAGCCCGCAACCTGCCGCACGTGGCCGAGCGGATGCCACCGGTCGACGAACTCGTCGTCATCGACGGCGGCTCGCAGGATGGAACCGCCGACGTCGCGCGCCGGTTGTGGCCACACGCCACGGTGATCGAGCAGACCCGCAGCGGCAAGGGAAACGCACTGGCCTGCGGCTTCCGCGCGGCCACGGGCGACATCATCGTCATGATCGACGGGGACGGCTCCACCGATCCGGCCGAGATCCCGCGGTTCGTCGAGGCGCTGGTGCAGGGCGCGGATCTGGCCAAGGGCAGTCGATTCTGCCGGGACGGCGGCAGTGATGACATCACCCGATTCCGCAGGCTGGGCAACTACGGCTTGAACTGGCTCGTCAACCGTATCTTCCGCACGCAGTTCAGCGATCTGTGCTACGGCTACAACGCGTTCTGGCGGCGCAACCTCGACTGTCTCGATCTCCCGTGCACCGATGTTCCCGAGCCGCAGTGGGGTGACGGGTTCGAGATCGAGACCGTGATCAACGTCCGTGCCGCCAAGAGCGGGTGGCTGATCCGTGAGGTCGGCAGTTTCGAGGGCAAGCGGTTGCACGGCAACAGCAACCTCAATGCCGTCACCGACGGGATGCGGGTGCTGCGCACGATCGGGCGCGAGCACCGCGAGCGGGTCGGCGGCGCTCGCGTGCCGGCCGGCGCGGGGTGGTCGCCGTGA
- a CDS encoding glycosyltransferase family 2 protein, which translates to MPPQARPTWSKARWIGLLDLDECTPDADGAVEFVPRHAEGYGLARVLMRRGTEPLGFVEASVRDGRVRLPAAAVPNDPDPAEIAPLAPMSVVVCTRDRPDQLTDALTSILALDYPDFEVVVVDNAARTGATTAVVEKLSDSRLRLVAEPRPGLSRARNAGLRQARHQFVAFTDDDVVVDGQWLRGIARGFGRSPRVSCVCGLIPSGELRTPAQAYFDQRVSWAGSLRPRLFSLAEPPEDLPLFPFQVGRIGAGANFAVRRDRIAALGGFDEALGAGTAAQGGEDLDMFFRVVTAGDTLAAEPSAIVWHRHRSDNDALLRQVRGYGVGLGAWLTKVGSDRSNRQLAWRILRRRLGSSLRAGADYGAIMAMPYSMPGFRDDLPGALGRTEVMAVLSGPTALWRGRRAVTGATTAAAPR; encoded by the coding sequence ATGCCACCACAGGCCCGGCCGACGTGGTCCAAAGCGCGGTGGATAGGCCTGCTCGACCTCGACGAGTGCACCCCCGACGCCGACGGCGCGGTGGAGTTCGTCCCGCGCCACGCCGAGGGCTACGGACTCGCCCGGGTGCTGATGCGCCGCGGGACCGAGCCCCTGGGCTTCGTCGAGGCGTCTGTGCGGGACGGCCGGGTGCGTCTGCCCGCCGCTGCGGTTCCGAACGATCCAGACCCCGCGGAGATCGCGCCGCTGGCGCCGATGTCGGTGGTCGTATGCACCCGTGACCGGCCCGACCAACTGACCGATGCGCTGACGTCGATCCTGGCACTGGACTACCCGGACTTCGAGGTCGTCGTGGTGGACAACGCCGCCCGCACCGGGGCCACCACCGCTGTGGTCGAGAAGCTGTCCGACTCCCGCCTCAGACTGGTGGCCGAACCGCGGCCCGGGTTGTCGAGAGCCCGAAACGCCGGGCTCAGGCAAGCCCGTCACCAGTTCGTCGCGTTCACCGACGACGACGTCGTGGTCGATGGTCAGTGGCTGCGCGGGATCGCCCGCGGATTCGGCCGGTCACCGCGGGTGTCGTGCGTCTGCGGACTCATTCCCAGCGGTGAGCTGCGGACCCCGGCACAGGCGTATTTCGACCAGCGCGTCTCCTGGGCGGGTTCACTGCGGCCGCGGCTGTTCAGCCTGGCCGAGCCGCCCGAGGACCTTCCGCTGTTCCCGTTCCAGGTCGGTCGCATCGGGGCAGGCGCCAATTTCGCTGTCCGGCGCGACCGCATCGCAGCCCTCGGCGGTTTCGACGAGGCGCTGGGCGCCGGCACCGCGGCGCAGGGCGGCGAAGACCTGGACATGTTCTTCCGGGTGGTCACGGCGGGCGACACGCTTGCCGCCGAACCCTCGGCCATCGTCTGGCATCGCCACCGCAGCGACAACGACGCGCTGCTGCGGCAGGTCCGCGGCTACGGGGTGGGTCTGGGCGCCTGGTTGACCAAGGTGGGCTCGGACCGGTCCAACCGGCAGCTGGCCTGGCGGATCCTGCGGCGGCGCCTCGGCTCGTCGCTGCGTGCCGGGGCGGACTACGGCGCGATCATGGCGATGCCGTACTCCATGCCCGGATTCCGCGACGACCTGCCCGGCGCCCTCGGTCGAACCGAGGTGATGGCGGTGCTGAGCGGTCCGACGGCGCTGTGGCGCGGCCGCCGGGCCGTCACCGGCGCCACGACGGCGGCGGCGCCTCGATGA
- a CDS encoding glycosyltransferase family 2 protein, producing the protein MTVQPTDTAAPAVAAVSISVVICCYTTERRAGLARAVDSVVAQLSVGDELIVVVDGNDALHRELRTHAPSGVVVVANTASRGLSGARNTGLRTASGDVVVFLDDDAALHPAALSGVRAAYLDPGVVGVGGAVHPEWPRGSAPRWFPPEFGWVVGCDYRGLPCDGADIRNPIGAAMAVRRAELVGIGGFSDRLGRVGTLPTGCEETLMGIELVRRHPTAKIVRHAAFSVSHTVSADRVTLSYFLRRCFHEGRSKAILTRLCGQRSSLASERRYTTQTLPTGLWHARRRPGRMLALLAGLMTTAGGYLMGLFQTASQGE; encoded by the coding sequence GTGACAGTTCAGCCCACCGACACCGCAGCACCGGCCGTCGCTGCGGTGTCGATCAGCGTGGTGATCTGTTGCTACACCACCGAACGCCGCGCCGGCCTGGCCCGCGCGGTCGATTCGGTGGTGGCCCAACTCAGTGTCGGCGACGAACTGATCGTGGTCGTCGACGGCAACGACGCGCTGCATCGCGAATTGCGAACTCATGCGCCGTCTGGCGTCGTCGTGGTGGCCAACACTGCCAGCCGCGGGCTCTCCGGTGCGCGCAACACCGGTCTGCGGACCGCCTCCGGCGATGTGGTGGTCTTCCTGGACGACGACGCGGCGCTGCACCCGGCGGCGCTCTCCGGTGTGCGCGCGGCGTACCTCGACCCCGGCGTCGTGGGCGTCGGTGGCGCAGTGCATCCCGAGTGGCCTCGCGGCTCAGCACCGCGCTGGTTTCCGCCCGAGTTCGGCTGGGTGGTCGGTTGTGACTACCGCGGGCTGCCGTGCGACGGCGCCGACATCCGCAATCCGATCGGTGCCGCCATGGCCGTGCGACGGGCCGAACTCGTCGGCATCGGGGGTTTCTCGGATCGGCTCGGCCGCGTCGGCACTCTGCCGACCGGGTGCGAGGAGACCTTGATGGGCATCGAGCTGGTGCGGCGTCACCCGACCGCCAAGATCGTCCGGCATGCCGCGTTCTCGGTGTCGCACACGGTGTCCGCCGACCGGGTGACGTTGTCCTACTTCCTGCGCCGCTGCTTTCACGAGGGACGAAGCAAAGCGATCCTGACCCGCCTGTGCGGTCAGCGGTCCTCGCTGGCCAGCGAGCGCAGGTACACCACGCAGACATTGCCCACCGGGCTGTGGCACGCGCGACGGCGGCCCGGCCGGATGCTGGCACTGCTCGCCGGGCTGATGACCACCGCGGGGGGATACCTGATGGGACTGTTTCAGACTGCGTCACAGGGGGAGTGA
- a CDS encoding glycoside hydrolase family 16 protein: MKFGARRAVAALSVLGLCGCAMHDTIGHAQPAGPVAVFSDDFTGPAGTPPGGPWRFDTGGGGWGNNEVQVYTDDPGNVSLDGAGHLAIVARGDADGSNITSARVTTKGTVEFTSGRAEARIALPAGAGLHPAFWLLGSDVDQVGWPASGEIDVIETLNLADEYHTGVHVPRQGSARGQEISASGPAPFPLAGEFHTYWVEKTPGRIVTGIDDLTLFTVTPADLAPESTWVFDGPVFLLLNVAVGGNWPGPPDLTTPNPSTMLVDWVRVSAL, from the coding sequence ATGAAGTTCGGCGCGCGTCGTGCGGTCGCTGCGCTGAGCGTGCTGGGGCTGTGTGGATGCGCGATGCACGACACCATCGGACATGCGCAACCGGCCGGTCCCGTCGCCGTGTTCAGTGACGACTTCACCGGCCCCGCAGGAACGCCGCCAGGGGGTCCGTGGCGGTTCGACACCGGTGGCGGCGGTTGGGGCAACAACGAAGTGCAGGTCTACACCGACGATCCCGGCAACGTCAGCCTCGACGGGGCCGGGCACCTGGCGATCGTGGCGCGCGGCGACGCCGACGGCAGCAACATCACGTCGGCGCGGGTGACGACCAAGGGAACCGTCGAGTTCACCTCCGGGCGCGCCGAGGCCCGCATCGCGCTGCCCGCCGGGGCGGGCCTGCACCCCGCGTTCTGGCTGCTCGGCAGCGACGTCGACCAGGTCGGCTGGCCCGCCTCCGGGGAGATCGACGTCATCGAGACGCTGAACCTCGCCGACGAATACCACACCGGTGTTCACGTTCCGCGCCAGGGATCGGCTCGGGGACAGGAGATCTCGGCGTCCGGACCCGCTCCGTTCCCGCTGGCCGGCGAGTTCCACACCTACTGGGTCGAGAAGACCCCCGGGCGCATCGTCACCGGCATCGACGACCTGACGCTGTTCACCGTCACACCCGCCGATCTGGCGCCCGAGAGCACGTGGGTGTTCGACGGACCGGTGTTCTTGCTGCTCAATGTCGCCGTCGGGGGGAACTGGCCCGGTCCACCTGATCTCACCACGCCGAATCCCTCGACGATGCTCGTCGACTGGGTTCGGGTGAGCGCACTGTGA
- a CDS encoding DUF998 domain-containing protein: MTTDTDWLADARITGRVALVPLLYFAAEWVVSASWRGYYGYREDVVGPLGAAFCGPQGNWPCSDLYHVMNVALVATGAAVAIVAAGFWRQRVTDRGHALLLIVAGIGLACSGVVTVNVDYAWNLTATMVFLTLGAVGSVLVAVSSTSAMSVERRAIAVLAGALSLVGLFSFLGGHQVFGAGGAQRMATYGVLVAVIALGTTGLRTRHSAAAGAVLVEERR; the protein is encoded by the coding sequence ATGACCACTGACACCGACTGGCTCGCGGATGCCCGGATCACGGGACGGGTGGCCCTGGTCCCGCTGCTCTACTTCGCCGCCGAGTGGGTGGTCTCCGCGTCGTGGCGCGGGTACTACGGCTACCGCGAGGACGTGGTCGGGCCGCTGGGAGCGGCGTTCTGCGGACCGCAGGGAAACTGGCCCTGCAGCGATCTCTACCACGTGATGAACGTCGCTCTGGTGGCGACCGGGGCGGCGGTGGCGATCGTCGCCGCCGGCTTCTGGCGGCAGCGGGTGACCGATCGCGGGCACGCGCTCCTGCTGATCGTCGCGGGCATCGGGCTGGCGTGCTCGGGCGTGGTGACCGTGAACGTCGACTATGCGTGGAATCTGACCGCCACCATGGTTTTCCTGACGCTGGGCGCCGTCGGCAGTGTCCTCGTCGCCGTCAGCTCGACCTCGGCGATGTCGGTCGAACGCCGGGCGATCGCGGTGCTCGCGGGCGCGCTGAGCCTGGTGGGACTGTTCAGCTTCCTCGGCGGGCACCAGGTGTTCGGCGCGGGTGGCGCCCAGCGGATGGCGACATACGGCGTCCTGGTCGCAGTGATCGCTCTGGGCACCACCGGCCTGCGGACTCGCCATTCCGCTGCGGCCGGCGCGGTACTCGTCGAGGAGCGGCGATGA
- a CDS encoding lysoplasmalogenase, giving the protein MTQARRRREPTVPVGSSRSRTLWFGAALVAVGYGVFLIVVATRVPSGADLTGQFALQPAAKALTAVLLAAAAVGHPVVRERRWLIGALLFSAAGDYLLAMPWWEASFVLGLAAFLIAHLCFLAALVPLAAPTPTRLAAAGLTVASCVALLIWFWPRLIAEGMAVPVTLYIAVLGAMVCAALLADLPTPWTALGAVSFAVSDAMIGISRFVLGDERLAVPIWWFYAASLLLLTAGLLFGRSFGSPSGASATPAG; this is encoded by the coding sequence ATGACGCAGGCGAGGAGACGACGCGAGCCGACGGTCCCTGTAGGGAGCTCCCGGTCCCGCACGCTGTGGTTCGGCGCGGCGCTGGTCGCGGTCGGCTACGGCGTCTTCCTGATCGTGGTCGCGACGCGCGTGCCGTCGGGAGCCGATCTGACCGGACAGTTCGCTCTGCAACCGGCCGCCAAGGCGCTGACCGCGGTGCTGCTCGCCGCCGCCGCGGTGGGACATCCCGTCGTGCGCGAACGGCGCTGGCTGATCGGCGCTCTGCTGTTCTCCGCGGCCGGGGACTACTTGCTGGCGATGCCGTGGTGGGAAGCGTCTTTCGTGCTCGGACTGGCCGCCTTCCTCATCGCCCACCTGTGCTTCCTGGCGGCCCTGGTGCCGCTGGCCGCGCCGACACCGACTCGGCTGGCCGCCGCCGGCCTGACCGTGGCGTCCTGCGTGGCGCTGCTGATCTGGTTCTGGCCGCGGCTGATCGCCGAGGGGATGGCGGTGCCGGTCACGCTCTATATCGCCGTGCTCGGTGCCATGGTCTGCGCGGCGTTGCTCGCCGACCTGCCCACCCCGTGGACCGCGCTGGGCGCGGTGAGCTTCGCGGTCTCCGACGCGATGATCGGGATCTCCCGATTCGTCCTGGGGGACGAGCGGTTGGCGGTGCCCATCTGGTGGTTCTACGCCGCCTCGCTGCTGCTGCTCACCGCCGGGCTGTTGTTCGGGCGGTCGTTCGGGTCGCCGTCCGGGGCCTCTGCTACACCTGCGGGGTGA